The Paenibacillus beijingensis nucleotide sequence GCAATTTGACTGCGCAGACTTTCCAGACGCAGCTGCTTAATGTCAATGCCGTCGAGCGTAATTTTCCCCTGCTTTACGTTGTACGCCCGCATCAGAAGCTGGATAATCGTCGACTTCCCGGAACCGGTCGCCCCGAGCAGCCCGATGACCGAGCCGGCGGGAGCATCGAACGATATGTCGCGCAGCGCCGGCTCCTTGTCGGCATAATTGAACGTGACGTGTTCGAAGCGGATATGTCCCTTTACATAAGCGGAGTCCAATTCGACCGCATCTTCGACATCTTTGACGTGGATATATTGGTTCAGCAGCTCGAGCACCCGTTCGCCGGAAGCTTTGGACTGCGTATAGTTGTTGATATGGAAGCCGATGCCCCACATCGGTCCGATGATGTACCAGATCAAACTGAAAAAGGCGACAAGTTCCCCGAGCGACAGCGATTTCTGAATGACGAGAATGCCGCCCGCAACAAGCAGCACGACGACGCTTAAATTCGCCAGCAGCTCCATCACCGGAAAGAATCGGGACCATATCCGGGCGGCGCCGACCTGATTCATCTGGTAAGCGTCGCTGCGCTCGGAAAACTTGTCAATTTCGTGCGATTCGCGGGCAAACGATTTGACCGTCCGTACGCCCGTAATATTTTCCTGAACGGCGGTAGTCAAGCTGCTGAGCGCCTGCCTCATTTCGCGGAAAGCGGGATGAATATTTTTCTCGAACCGGATGGCGGTAAATGCAAGAAAAGGGATGGTCACGAGCGTAATGAGCGTCAGCGGCCAGTGGATCGTCATCATCATAACGCCGCCGAAGATGATCATGAGGAACAGATTGAGGAGCTGTGCGAAGCCGAACCCGATAAACTGGCGGATCGCTTCGAGATCGGCGGTCAACCGCGACATCAGATCGCCCGTTTTCGCCGTATCGTAATACTGGAACGAAAGCTGCTGCAGCTTCTCGTAGCAGGCGTTGCGCAGCCGAAACGCCACCCGGTTGCCAAGGCGCCCGCCAAAAAATCCGCTCAGAAACTGCATGAACCCTTTCAAGGTGACAACCCCGACCACCGTCAATGACAAGGCCGGCACCAAACCAAACTTGCCTTGCATAATAACATCGTCGACTAACGTACGAAGCAGATTCGGATAAATCAGCCCTAAAGCCGTGGCGCTGGTTAGGCAGAGAATGGAGGCGATTATAAATTTCCGCTCCATCCAATAGAAAGGTTTAAGCTGCCTGAAAACTTCCAATTTGTCCTCTCCTCACTGTTTCGTATTGTTCTCGCTTTTTCGTACATGAAGAATCTTATCAGCATCGCATTCAATCATCAAACAGAGGAATTTTCCGTTTTTTAGGTATTTACCGGCTTCCTAACGCATCTGGAACAGATATTGGGGGGTATTCTTCGATATCGTTCCAAATCATATCCAACAGGGGTGAATTGCTCCTGAAATGGTTTCGAAACCCATTTATTGAGGAGCGAAAGAAAAGTTGATTGCCTCCGCACGTTCAAGCTCCATTCGACTCCGTCCGTTTCGATTCAGCCGGGTTCGATTCGTTCCGGTTGAGGGAGCGGATGGATGTCAGGTTATTTCCTAACGGCTGCCATTGCCGCTAATTGAATGAAAATAACCCCTTTGAAGTTCAGAACGGAGATGAGCGCAGTTATTGGATACAAGAATAGCCCCGTTTGGGCGGAAATCAGCAAATAAGGTCTCCGGCAACCGTTACATTTTGCAAAACGGCATTTTGAGCAAAATAACGTCTTTGCGCTCCGTTAGCTCTCGAAGGTCGTGGGGGGGGGCAGTTACCCGTGAGGTCGGGGATCGCAGTTACCCACGAGGTCGCGGGGCGCAGTTACCCGCGCGGGGTACAGCGGCTGAACCTACGCCTCATCGCTGCAAGCGATGCGCCCAATCCACAGATTCGCATAATTTCCTAAACTAAAATAAAAGGCTTCCGGCAGTCAGCTCCGGAAACCTTAATGAAAAACCGTTATATGGATTGCAGCTTGCGGCTAATCTCAATCAGCGCTTCCCGGCTGCCGTTATCTTGCAGCGAAAGCAGCTTGCCGTCCGCATAGGCGTCCAGTTCCTCCCGCAATCGGCCGGCGGAGCGGACGATCATCTCCGTCAGCAGCGATTCGTAAACAGGCTGCCATCTGCGCCCCGCCTCCTGAATCCACAGCTGCATCGATGGGGCAAGCTTCGCTTCCAATTCGGAGCGCAGCTGTTTGCTTCCTTCTCCTTCAAAAAAAGACCGCGGACTTTTGAAGCGGGCATTCAGCCATTTGGCATCGATTTCGTCGAAATGCAACGAAGCGGTCTCTTCCGGCGTATCGAAAGCGGCATCCTCGTAAGGGGACGGCCGAAATCCCGTCAGCCGCGCGCTCAGCTTTTCCGAGAGCGCTGCATATCGCTTGCCCGCCAGCGAATTGACCGTCCGCCCCATCCGCAGCGTCGTTGCCAGCAGTTCCTGCGACAGCTCGGTTTGCAGCATCCGCTGCAGCTCCAGCCACGAGGTCCAAACCGCTTTGCGCAAATCGCGGCCGTCGTCCCGCAGTACCGAAGGGTTAAACGCGAAGGCGAAAAACTCCCCGAAACGGTACTGTACCCGCTGCAAAACATAGTACAAAAGCTCCTGGCGTTCCTTCTCCAGCTCCGCAGCGGGAATCGAGCGGACCGCTTCCTCAATCTCGGCTTCGGCGGAGCGCTTCTGCCCGGACAATGCTTCGCGCTGTTCCTCCCGCGCAGCCGCGTCTCCTTCTGCCGCTTCGATCCACTCGCGGATCGTATCTCTTGCCCGTCCGATTTCCTGCTCGGCGGACTTGATGGCCAGACTGCCCAGCTCATGCTGCGTAAAATCGTTAAATGAACGCTCGAAGCGTCCGATCATGGAAGCTTCCACCATCGCCGCATCGCCCGCTTCTTTGCCGTCGAGCGCCAGCATGCTGGAAACGGGATAAAGACGCGGAAAGCGGATGCCGTGCTGCAGCAAATTGCTCTCTACATGCGCGAGCACGCCGCCAAGCTCCTCTTGCGAGGAAGCGAGGTCGGCGGCGTTCACGAGAAAGAACATTTTATCGAGCTCGAACTGATCCTTCACTCTTCCGAGCTGCATCAGAAACTGCCGGTCCGCCTGCGAAAAAGCATGGTTGTAATAGGTGACGAAAAGCACCGCATCGGCGTTCTTGATATAGTTGAACGCGACGCCGGTATGCCTTGCGTTGACGGAATCGGCGCCCGGCGTGTCGACGAGCACGACGCCCTGATCGGTGAGCGGCGAGCTGTAATACAGCTCGATCTCGCGCACAAAACAGGAGCGCGACTCATCGGCGACATACAGCCGGTATTCCGTCTCGTCGACGACAAGCTCGCTTCCGAGCCGGGAAGAGAGCGAATCCCAGCCGGCTTCCGCCGCTTTCAGAAAGCTGTAATGCGGTCTGCCGGCCGCATGCAGCCCGTCGGGCGACAGCCTCGATATTTGCTTTAGCAGCTCCCCGGCGCCGCCGCTGCCCGCCTCTTCCCCAAGCAGCGCCAGCGAATAGCGCATATCGTCCAGCATCGCTTCCGGCGATTTCAGCAGCACGCGCGCCGTGCCGTGGCCGTATTCGCCCGCCGGCGGCGCGATCCGGTTGATCGCCGCCGTCGTCGGGTTCGGCGACACCGGCAGCGCCCGCGCGCCGATCAAGGCGTTGGCAAGCGACGATTTGCCCGCGCTGAACGCGCCGAACAGCGCGATCGTGAAGCGGCTTTCGCGCAGCCGAGCGGCGCGCGTGCGCATCGCAGCCGCCGCTGAGGCAAGCGATGGCTGCGATGCAAGCAGCTCCGCCGCCGCCGTCAGCCGCTCTGCGGCGAGCCGCTGCGGAGCGAGCGCTCCGCTTGCGGCACGGCCGCTTTGCGGCGCGCTCCCGCCGCCCGGCTGCGCATTTCCGCCGTCTTGCCGCCCATGCCCGACGCTCATCTGTGCATTTCCGCCGCCTTGCCGCTCATACCCGACGCCAGGATCCGCGTGACCGCCTGGCGGCTGCGGACGCTGGGCGCTTCGCTGCGCATGCGCGTCTATCGGCTGTACACGACCGCCGGGCTCGGCGCTTGCATCCGCCGAAACGGCTGCCTTATGGCCTGCGGATGCGGCCGACGCTTTACCGCCTTCAGCAGCGGCAGCTTCGTCATGAAGAGCCGCGGCTTGGTCCGTCTTGCCGGCTTCCGGCCCGGGAACCGGCAGCTTCGGCGGCTGCGGAGCGGGAGGCAGCAGCGCCTCCAGCCGCGCCGCCCGCTCCCTCGCGTCCCTGTCCAGTTCCTCCATCCTGCAGAGCGCCTCCGCCTGCGCACCGAGCTTCGCCAGCTCCGTCCGCGCCGCTTCCGCTGCCGCTTCGCTCCGCTTTGCCGCTTTCGCGGCAATCGCCTCAAGCCGGTCGTAAGCCGCTCGCCGGTAATGCGCTTTCAGCCCGGCGGCAACGTCCCGGCAGTACGTCATCGTATACTCGTTTCCGAAGACTGCGCCGGTGTTGACCCGCTCCAGGAGCCAATCCGGCGTTGGTCGCCAGGAAAACGATTGTTCAAGCTCGTGTTCGAACGATTCGTCCGCCGCCTGTTCGGTTTCGGCCGCCCGGCGGATCAGATCCGTCAAATGCCAGACGACGGCCGCCTTCGTCTGCTCGGCCAGATCCGACCTAAACGCCTCCAGCCTGCGCTGCTGTTCCGCCGCCGTCTTGGAGCCCGCGAACAAGAAACCGGTTTTGAACCCCGGCTTGCGGCTCTCCAGGAAGGAATGGGCCAGATCGCGGGTCGCTGCCGGCACAACGTTGGCATTGTCAAGCGTTTGCGTAACTTCCTCGCGCATGCTTGTCTCCCATATGTGCGGCCATGATTCCAGCTCGGCAATGCGCGCGCGGAGCGCTTCCATTTCCGAAGCGATGCGGCCGGCCGCATCGATGCCTCCGGCTGCTTCCATATACTGCCGGCGGAGCTCCTGCTCCGCTTCTTCCTGCCGTTTCAAAAACTGTGCGCCCAAATGGCGGACAGAAGCGTATACGCTGCAGCGGCCCAATTGTTCCCGCTCCTCCGCAAGCTCGCCCAGCAGGCTCTCCAGCTGCTCCCGCTGATTGTGCGGATGATCCGGCTGCCGCAGCGATAAATACATAATGCCGCTCGGCTCAAGACTCCAGTTGCGGAACGCCTTCTCAACACTGCGCCGGTACTGCGCAAAAGAAAGCTCGCGCTCTCGGTGCTTATCGATTTGATTGACGATGAGATAAAGCGGCTTGCCCCAATCTTTCAGCCGCTTCGCAAACGCAAAGTTGATTTCCGACTGGACGTGGTTGTAATCCATCACATAAAAAACGACGTCCGCCAAGTGAAGAGCGGATTCCGTCGCCAGCCGGTGCGCGTCGTCCGTCGAATCGATGCCCGGCGTATCGAGCAGAACCGTATGACTGCCGAGCACCGGCGCCGGATAGACAATGTCGACCGTTAAAAACTGCTCCCCGTCCTTGCAGTAATCATCCAGCCGCTGCGGAGGCGCTTCAAACGATTCCACATTGCCGCTGCGCAGCGCGGTGACGACCGCCCTCGCAGGCTCGCCGCCGCGAATGGAGACGACGTTCGCACTTGTCGGGATCGGACTGGAAGGGAGAAGGTCGGCTCCGCAGAGCGAGTTTACAAGCGTCGATTTGCCCGCCGAAAAATGACCGCAAAACGCGACCGTCAGCTTTTTTTCCAGCAGCTTCTTCGCAAGTTCAGCCACACGGGCCGCATCCGCGCCGTATCCCGCCTGCTCCATCCAATCCATAGCGGCCTCCAGCGCCCCCAACAGCCGGTGATCCGCTTCACCCGCCGAACGCTTAAGAGCGGCGAATTCTTCGTCCTGATCTGCAGGTCCTCCAGCCGCATGCTGCATTTGGTTCCGGTCCGTCAATCCTCTCATCGCAATCTCTCCTATGTAAAAAGTGATGCCCCAAATCAACACGGCCGCCCTTGCTAAAGGACGGCCAACGAAAGGAAATCATATTGAAAGACGGTGCTAAAGGCGCTGCAGCGCTGCAAAGATTCAGCTGAAGGTTGCCGTTTCGTTATACCGCCGGAGCTTCTTCTTCCACAGGAAGGCAAATTTCAAATACGTTGCCGTGCTGCAAAATCGTAATGTTGCGTTCTTTTTCTCTCATGACGACAACTTCCGGTTTCACGCGCATCCGTTCGATGTATTGATCCGGAAGATCGCCCGAACCGCTTACCGTAATGCCTTCAATGACCAAATCTTCGTTTTCTCCCGGAGGCGATTCCAGCACCTGCTCAAAAATGTCCGAAAAAAGCTCGAAATTGTTCGTAAATACGGAAATGCATTTCATGTTCATCATCCTTCACTTCGCTATTTTTTGTTTTTTACTCGTCGTTTTGCGGGCAGCTGCCGGTTTCATTCGTCTTTGGCCTTCCTTGCATAAATCGAGCAGCGGGCAAATATCGCATTTCGGGCTCGCCGCCTTGCAATGATACCGGCCGAAAAAGATCAGGCGGTGATGCGTGAGCGTCCACTCTTCCTGCGGCACGAGCTTCATCAGCTTCTTCTCCACTTCAAGGACGGAGTCGTCCGCTTTCGCCAGGCCAAGCCGCTTGGATACGCGTTCGACATGCGTATCGACGGCAATTGCAGGGACGCCGAACGCATTGGAGACGACAACATTGGCCGTCTTGCGCCCGACGCCGGGCAGCTCGGTCAACATGCTATGCTCCCGCGGCACCTCTCCGTCATACTTCTCCAGCAAAATACGGCACAGCTTCTGTATGTTCGCCGCCTTGTTGCGGAACAAGCCGATCCGGCGGATATCCTGTTCCAGTTCTTCCTGCGGCACATTCAGATAATCTTCGGGCTTCTTGTATTTCTGAAAAAGCGAAGCCGTCACTTTGTTGACCGTTTCATCCGTACACTGCGCCGAAAGCAGCACCGCGATCGTCAGCTCGAACGGATTGCTGTGATTCAATTCGCAGTGCGCGTCCGGAAACATGTCGGCCAATACATCCAGAATGTGACGCGTCTTCTGTTTGGCGTTCATTGACCTCTCCCCTAAAGGTATTGCCGGAGGCAAAACCACTTCGTAAGCATAAGCTCAGTTTTGCGACTGCAAAATCCGCTTCGTAAGCTTTCGCCTAAACACACTATCGTTCAAAGTGTAGCGAAAATTGTCACGCTTCGCAACCGTATTTCACCGCCATTGACGAAAAAAAACGGCCCGAATGGGCCGCCCGTCAAAATGTATTCATATTTGCCGCTCTTTATTGCTTGGCTACTTCCACGATCGCGCCGTTTAACTTGTAGATCACAAGCGCATCGCCTTCCCGCAGATCGGAGACCGAAACGGCTGCGCCGCTGCGGGTAATAAGCGTACTCGTCGTCAATTGGTAGGTGTAGTCCGTATCGGATATATTTTTCCGCTTCGTAATAATCTGATTCAGCGCCGC carries:
- a CDS encoding dynamin family protein gives rise to the protein MRGLTDRNQMQHAAGGPADQDEEFAALKRSAGEADHRLLGALEAAMDWMEQAGYGADAARVAELAKKLLEKKLTVAFCGHFSAGKSTLVNSLCGADLLPSSPIPTSANVVSIRGGEPARAVVTALRSGNVESFEAPPQRLDDYCKDGEQFLTVDIVYPAPVLGSHTVLLDTPGIDSTDDAHRLATESALHLADVVFYVMDYNHVQSEINFAFAKRLKDWGKPLYLIVNQIDKHRERELSFAQYRRSVEKAFRNWSLEPSGIMYLSLRQPDHPHNQREQLESLLGELAEEREQLGRCSVYASVRHLGAQFLKRQEEAEQELRRQYMEAAGGIDAAGRIASEMEALRARIAELESWPHIWETSMREEVTQTLDNANVVPAATRDLAHSFLESRKPGFKTGFLFAGSKTAAEQQRRLEAFRSDLAEQTKAAVVWHLTDLIRRAAETEQAADESFEHELEQSFSWRPTPDWLLERVNTGAVFGNEYTMTYCRDVAAGLKAHYRRAAYDRLEAIAAKAAKRSEAAAEAARTELAKLGAQAEALCRMEELDRDARERAARLEALLPPAPQPPKLPVPGPEAGKTDQAAALHDEAAAAEGGKASAASAGHKAAVSADASAEPGGRVQPIDAHAQRSAQRPQPPGGHADPGVGYERQGGGNAQMSVGHGRQDGGNAQPGGGSAPQSGRAASGALAPQRLAAERLTAAAELLASQPSLASAAAAMRTRAARLRESRFTIALFGAFSAGKSSLANALIGARALPVSPNPTTAAINRIAPPAGEYGHGTARVLLKSPEAMLDDMRYSLALLGEEAGSGGAGELLKQISRLSPDGLHAAGRPHYSFLKAAEAGWDSLSSRLGSELVVDETEYRLYVADESRSCFVREIELYYSSPLTDQGVVLVDTPGADSVNARHTGVAFNYIKNADAVLFVTYYNHAFSQADRQFLMQLGRVKDQFELDKMFFLVNAADLASSQEELGGVLAHVESNLLQHGIRFPRLYPVSSMLALDGKEAGDAAMVEASMIGRFERSFNDFTQHELGSLAIKSAEQEIGRARDTIREWIEAAEGDAAAREEQREALSGQKRSAEAEIEEAVRSIPAAELEKERQELLYYVLQRVQYRFGEFFAFAFNPSVLRDDGRDLRKAVWTSWLELQRMLQTELSQELLATTLRMGRTVNSLAGKRYAALSEKLSARLTGFRPSPYEDAAFDTPEETASLHFDEIDAKWLNARFKSPRSFFEGEGSKQLRSELEAKLAPSMQLWIQEAGRRWQPVYESLLTEMIVRSAGRLREELDAYADGKLLSLQDNGSREALIEISRKLQSI
- a CDS encoding ABC transporter ATP-binding protein codes for the protein MEVFRQLKPFYWMERKFIIASILCLTSATALGLIYPNLLRTLVDDVIMQGKFGLVPALSLTVVGVVTLKGFMQFLSGFFGGRLGNRVAFRLRNACYEKLQQLSFQYYDTAKTGDLMSRLTADLEAIRQFIGFGFAQLLNLFLMIIFGGVMMMTIHWPLTLITLVTIPFLAFTAIRFEKNIHPAFREMRQALSSLTTAVQENITGVRTVKSFARESHEIDKFSERSDAYQMNQVGAARIWSRFFPVMELLANLSVVVLLVAGGILVIQKSLSLGELVAFFSLIWYIIGPMWGIGFHINNYTQSKASGERVLELLNQYIHVKDVEDAVELDSAYVKGHIRFEHVTFNYADKEPALRDISFDAPAGSVIGLLGATGSGKSTIIQLLMRAYNVKQGKITLDGIDIKQLRLESLRSQIAPVFQETFLFSASIRENIAYGVQNVTMEQIINAAKLSKADEFIAELPDGYDTVVGERGMGLSGGQKQRIAIARALIKNPHVLLLDDATSAVDMETEHEIQAGFKELMAGRTTFIIAHRISSLKQADEILVLDNGRIVQRGKHRDLIRVPGPYQDIYNIQYSDRPEEEMDDMERQKRGVT
- the nth gene encoding endonuclease III — protein: MNAKQKTRHILDVLADMFPDAHCELNHSNPFELTIAVLLSAQCTDETVNKVTASLFQKYKKPEDYLNVPQEELEQDIRRIGLFRNKAANIQKLCRILLEKYDGEVPREHSMLTELPGVGRKTANVVVSNAFGVPAIAVDTHVERVSKRLGLAKADDSVLEVEKKLMKLVPQEEWTLTHHRLIFFGRYHCKAASPKCDICPLLDLCKEGQRRMKPAAARKTTSKKQKIAK